A window of Christiangramia forsetii KT0803 contains these coding sequences:
- a CDS encoding cation:proton antiporter, with amino-acid sequence MIELAGIVILGILAQWLAWRFKIPAILPLILIGLAVGPLSTFFTVDGSKLIEPIWDGDRGLFPGQSLFYFVSLAIGIILFEGGLTLRKGEILNVGPVILKLITIAVIVTFFGAGVAAYLIFDLSWQISFLFAALIIVTGPTVITPILRNIPLKKDISAILKWEGILIDPIGALVAVLMFEFISAGTGTEFTETALMEFGKIVLFGFTFGFTFAHALAFAIKKNVIPHYLLNVLTLATVLGVFVLADLFAHESGLLAVVVMGMVMGNINLPNLKELLYFKESLSVLLISILFILLAANINVEDLLLVYDIKALILFATVVLVVRPLGVFVSSIGSSLKTNEKLFISWVGPRGIVAAGIASLFGLELANQGVPGAEYITPLVFMIVLGTVLLNATTARLFAQLVGVFLKNSQGILIIGASTISRLIGAYLKKNKRHVVLVDSNGSNIRKARELGLDAIQENVYSDDLINNIELSDVGYLMALTGNTEVNTNAIEKFRKHFGENGSFRVVSSDEMYDPENNPKEGLFSQTDDYIKLTNLARKYPSIHEMELNSKEHYEGLIEISKTDPDIIPLFVKNNEGELSIIPSNSMDVEIEEGFLIVYLGKQMEPGDSDEKENIEENIEKD; translated from the coding sequence ATGATTGAATTAGCAGGAATAGTTATTTTGGGTATTTTGGCTCAGTGGTTGGCATGGAGATTTAAAATTCCTGCAATTCTACCGCTTATACTTATAGGGCTTGCGGTTGGGCCACTTTCTACATTTTTCACTGTAGATGGATCTAAATTAATAGAACCTATTTGGGATGGAGACAGGGGATTGTTTCCAGGGCAGAGCCTGTTTTATTTTGTATCCCTTGCTATTGGAATCATTCTTTTTGAAGGCGGACTTACCCTTAGAAAAGGTGAAATTTTAAACGTAGGCCCCGTAATATTAAAGCTAATAACCATCGCAGTTATAGTTACATTTTTTGGTGCAGGGGTGGCCGCTTATCTTATTTTCGATCTAAGCTGGCAAATTAGTTTTCTGTTCGCAGCATTGATCATTGTTACAGGACCTACTGTGATAACGCCAATTCTTAGAAATATACCTTTGAAAAAAGATATTTCTGCAATTCTTAAATGGGAGGGAATTCTAATTGATCCCATTGGAGCACTGGTTGCGGTATTGATGTTTGAATTTATAAGTGCGGGAACAGGAACTGAATTTACCGAAACCGCTTTAATGGAATTTGGGAAAATTGTGCTTTTTGGATTCACTTTTGGATTCACCTTTGCCCATGCCCTGGCTTTTGCAATAAAAAAGAATGTGATTCCGCATTATCTATTGAATGTACTTACACTGGCAACGGTTCTGGGAGTTTTTGTGCTGGCAGATCTTTTTGCCCATGAAAGCGGACTATTGGCTGTGGTAGTAATGGGTATGGTGATGGGTAACATCAATCTGCCAAACCTAAAAGAGCTTCTTTATTTTAAAGAATCTTTGAGTGTACTCTTGATTTCCATTCTTTTCATTCTGCTGGCAGCGAATATCAACGTGGAAGATCTATTGTTGGTTTATGATATAAAAGCTTTGATCCTCTTCGCAACCGTAGTACTTGTGGTAAGACCTTTAGGGGTATTCGTAAGTAGCATAGGTTCCTCATTAAAAACCAATGAAAAATTATTTATTAGCTGGGTAGGTCCTCGTGGTATTGTTGCTGCAGGTATCGCTTCCCTATTCGGATTGGAACTGGCAAATCAGGGAGTTCCGGGAGCTGAATATATTACTCCGCTTGTATTTATGATAGTACTGGGAACGGTACTACTAAATGCGACTACAGCAAGACTTTTTGCACAATTGGTTGGAGTTTTCCTGAAGAATTCTCAGGGAATTTTAATTATTGGTGCTTCCACAATTTCCAGGTTGATCGGTGCTTATTTAAAGAAAAATAAAAGACACGTTGTTTTGGTTGATAGCAACGGATCTAATATTCGTAAGGCCAGAGAACTTGGTTTGGACGCGATCCAGGAAAATGTATATTCAGATGATCTTATCAATAATATTGAATTAAGTGATGTAGGATATCTTATGGCACTTACCGGAAATACGGAGGTTAATACAAATGCTATAGAAAAATTCAGAAAGCATTTTGGCGAAAATGGTTCTTTTAGGGTGGTATCTTCAGACGAGATGTATGATCCTGAAAATAATCCAAAGGAAGGTTTATTTTCTCAAACAGATGACTATATAAAACTAACGAATCTTGCCAGGAAATATCCTTCTATCCATGAGATGGAACTTAACTCAAAAGAGCATTACGAAGGTTTGATAGAAATTAGTAAGACCGATCCCGATATCATCCCGCTTTTTGTGAAAAATAACGAAGGGGAATTGAGTATTATTCCATCAAATAGTATGGATGTTGAAATTGAAGAAGGCTTTTTAATTGTATATCTAGGGAAGCAAATGGAACCCGGAGATAGCGATGAGAAGGAAAATATCGAAGAAAATATAGAGAAGGATTAA
- a CDS encoding S8 family peptidase: MKIPFFKPFLSLIAAGIITGCSSTAPRIVSTPVSNIDSIPLKVRDLSDAQLKDWTNADLVNDTIPGMSVNKAYAEIIRNNKPSPVIVGVVDSGVDIEHEDLKSVIWHNEDEIPGNGKDDDNNGYIDDIHGWNFLGDAVEENMEYTRIYKRLQPKYDGKAESSISTADREEFNLYKAAKAEYDKEYAEAIDTREQYVQIQGQISAAHEAVSAELGTEDYTKEQLSDFRPQSQQMTQYKSILSQIQYNVNENIPEALTELEEAIDYYKNRLATHFNMKLDGRAKVGDDPYDITDTDYGNNEVSGPDPKKEDVKHGTHVAGIIAADRSNNIGLKGVSNNAKILVVRAVPDGDEYDKDIALGIRYAVDNGAKVINTSFGKYFSPNPEWVIDAIKYAAENDVLIVNAAGNEGIDLDKKRVYPNDQDPENSTEIADNFLSVGALNYEYGSGLVSDFSNYGKSNVDVFAPGTKIWSTTPNNTYEYLQGTSMASPAVAGIAAIIRGYYPQLTAPQVKQVIMDSGLTTKASVIVGGDTNNTKKFESLSTSGKMANLYNALILADQISKNN; this comes from the coding sequence ATGAAAATTCCTTTTTTTAAACCCTTTCTATCCCTAATTGCAGCCGGAATTATTACCGGTTGTAGCAGTACTGCTCCTAGAATAGTTTCAACACCGGTTAGTAATATAGATTCTATTCCTTTAAAGGTGCGGGATCTTTCTGATGCTCAACTTAAGGATTGGACAAACGCCGATCTTGTTAATGATACCATTCCTGGAATGAGTGTTAATAAGGCTTATGCCGAAATCATTAGAAATAATAAACCCTCTCCGGTAATTGTTGGAGTGGTAGATAGCGGTGTAGATATTGAGCATGAAGATCTAAAATCCGTGATCTGGCATAATGAAGACGAAATTCCAGGGAATGGTAAAGATGATGATAACAATGGGTATATTGACGATATCCACGGATGGAACTTTTTAGGGGATGCTGTGGAAGAGAATATGGAGTATACCCGCATATACAAGCGTTTGCAGCCTAAATATGATGGTAAAGCTGAAAGTAGTATTAGCACCGCAGATCGTGAAGAATTTAATCTGTACAAGGCTGCTAAGGCAGAATATGACAAAGAATATGCTGAAGCTATAGATACACGTGAACAATATGTTCAAATTCAAGGGCAGATATCGGCTGCACACGAGGCGGTTTCAGCAGAATTAGGAACCGAGGATTATACAAAAGAGCAACTTTCAGATTTTAGACCACAATCTCAACAGATGACTCAGTATAAATCTATCCTTTCCCAAATTCAGTATAATGTAAATGAAAATATTCCGGAAGCACTTACAGAACTGGAAGAGGCTATAGATTACTATAAAAATCGTCTTGCCACACATTTCAATATGAAATTAGATGGACGGGCGAAAGTAGGGGATGATCCTTATGATATCACAGATACAGATTACGGTAACAATGAAGTTTCCGGTCCGGATCCAAAGAAGGAAGATGTAAAGCACGGTACTCACGTTGCCGGTATTATTGCAGCAGATCGCTCAAATAATATTGGTTTAAAAGGTGTTTCTAATAACGCAAAAATCCTTGTGGTAAGAGCAGTGCCAGATGGTGATGAGTATGATAAGGATATCGCTTTAGGGATTAGATATGCGGTAGATAATGGAGCTAAAGTGATAAATACCAGTTTTGGTAAATATTTCTCCCCAAATCCTGAATGGGTAATTGATGCCATTAAATATGCTGCTGAAAATGATGTGCTTATAGTAAATGCGGCCGGAAATGAAGGGATTGATCTGGATAAGAAAAGAGTATATCCAAATGACCAGGATCCTGAAAACAGTACTGAAATTGCTGATAATTTTCTAAGTGTTGGTGCATTAAATTATGAATACGGTTCAGGGCTGGTTTCCGATTTCTCCAACTACGGAAAATCTAATGTTGACGTATTTGCACCGGGAACCAAAATATGGTCTACCACTCCAAACAATACGTATGAGTATTTACAGGGAACTTCTATGGCTTCACCGGCAGTCGCAGGAATTGCAGCCATTATAAGAGGTTATTATCCGCAGCTTACTGCTCCTCAGGTAAAGCAAGTGATCATGGACAGCGGTCTTACCACGAAAGCAAGCGTAATCGTAGGAGGAGATACCAACAATACGAAGAAATTTGAGAGTTTGTCTACTTCTGGAAAGATGGCAAACCTTTATAATGCACTAATTTTAGCCGATCAAATCTCGAAAAACAATTAA
- a CDS encoding MBL fold metallo-hydrolase, with amino-acid sequence MKLYPIEAGNFKLDGGAMFGVVPKSLWTRTNPADSNNMIDIAARCLLIEDGDRLMLIDTGMGDKQSEKFFTYYYQWGDHSIDKSLKKYGFHRDDITDIFMTHLHFDHCGGSIQWNKDRTGYEPAFKNARFWSNKDHWLWATQPNDREKASFLKENIIPMEQSGKLHFIEKEEDKSFSNIENLGFGVLFVDGHTDKQMIPHIDYKGKKLVFMADLLPTAGHIPLPYVMGFDTRPLLTLPEKKKFLETAADENYYLFMEHDAHNEIITLKNTEKGVRLDRTHTFNELFN; translated from the coding sequence ATGAAACTATATCCTATTGAAGCGGGAAATTTCAAACTTGATGGTGGAGCTATGTTTGGTGTGGTTCCAAAAAGTCTCTGGACAAGAACAAATCCGGCAGATTCTAATAATATGATAGACATTGCAGCACGCTGTTTACTTATTGAGGATGGAGACAGGCTCATGCTCATAGATACCGGGATGGGAGATAAGCAGAGTGAAAAATTCTTCACTTATTATTACCAGTGGGGCGATCATAGCATAGATAAATCTTTGAAAAAATATGGCTTTCACCGGGATGATATTACCGATATTTTCATGACCCACCTTCATTTTGATCATTGTGGTGGAAGTATTCAGTGGAATAAAGATCGAACAGGTTACGAACCTGCTTTCAAAAACGCACGTTTTTGGAGCAATAAAGACCACTGGCTTTGGGCAACCCAACCTAATGACCGGGAAAAGGCTTCTTTTCTGAAGGAAAATATTATTCCTATGGAACAAAGCGGAAAATTACATTTCATTGAAAAAGAGGAAGATAAAAGCTTTAGCAACATTGAAAATCTTGGTTTTGGCGTATTATTTGTAGATGGACACACAGACAAGCAAATGATCCCGCATATAGATTATAAAGGAAAAAAACTTGTTTTTATGGCAGATCTCCTGCCTACAGCAGGTCATATCCCTTTGCCTTATGTGATGGGGTTTGATACAAGACCTTTGCTAACCTTACCGGAAAAAAAGAAATTTCTGGAAACCGCAGCAGACGAAAATTATTATTTATTTATGGAGCACGATGCTCACAATGAAATTATAACCTTAAAGAATACGGAAAAAGGTGTGAGACTAGATAGAACACATACTTTCAACGAATTATTTAACTAA
- a CDS encoding YebC/PmpR family DNA-binding transcriptional regulator codes for MAGHSKWANIKHRKGAQDKKRAKQFTRAIKEITVAVKEGGSDDSETNPSLRNAIQNAKGVNMPKDTIERAIKKASGADADNYETVTFEGYGPNGIAIFVECTTDNTNRTVASIRSIFSKNNGSLGTNGSLEFLFDKKGVFVLEKENIEMDLEELELELIEGGASKFEKEDDYLTIYTAFTDFGLMSSKLEDLEIESKNSEVQRIPLNTVELPVEDAQKILDLVEKFEDDDDVQNVYHNLEITDELILEMEKE; via the coding sequence ATGGCCGGACATAGCAAATGGGCGAATATAAAGCACAGAAAAGGAGCACAGGATAAGAAAAGGGCTAAGCAATTTACCAGAGCGATCAAGGAAATTACCGTTGCTGTAAAAGAGGGTGGAAGCGATGATTCAGAAACCAATCCATCGCTAAGAAATGCTATTCAAAATGCCAAGGGTGTGAACATGCCCAAAGATACTATTGAACGTGCTATTAAAAAGGCGAGTGGTGCCGATGCTGATAATTATGAAACGGTAACTTTTGAAGGTTACGGGCCTAACGGAATTGCCATTTTTGTAGAATGCACTACCGATAACACCAATAGAACCGTAGCCTCCATACGCTCTATATTTTCTAAGAATAACGGGAGTCTAGGAACTAACGGATCTCTGGAATTCCTTTTTGATAAAAAGGGAGTGTTCGTTCTGGAAAAAGAAAATATTGAAATGGATCTTGAAGAGCTTGAATTAGAATTGATCGAAGGTGGTGCTAGTAAGTTTGAAAAGGAAGATGATTATCTCACCATATACACAGCTTTTACCGATTTCGGACTAATGTCTTCTAAACTCGAAGATCTTGAAATAGAATCAAAAAATTCAGAAGTACAGCGCATTCCATTAAATACGGTAGAACTTCCTGTAGAAGATGCACAAAAGATCTTAGACCTGGTTGAAAAGTTCGAAGATGATGATGACGTTCAAAATGTCTACCATAATCTTGAAATTACAGATGAATTAATTCTGGAGATGGAAAAAGAATAA
- a CDS encoding M1 family metallopeptidase: MKKILLNFLMITTGFLQAQNTASYWQQHVDYTMEVDMNVENFKYTGTQELVYTNNSPDTLNRVFYHLYFNAFQPDSEMNARLESVPDPDGRMTMNKGTKENPEIVSRITGLSPEQIGYLRVNSLTQNGSELQYEEVGTVLEVELAKPILPGDKTTFNMEFEGQVPEQIRRSGRNSAEGVALSMSQWYPKLAEYDFQGWHADSYIAREFQGVWGDFDVKISIDKDYTIGSTGYLQNPQEIGHGYEKEGTKVKKTKGDKHTWHFKAPKVHDFTWAADPEYIHDTLVAEDGTVLHFLYKDNEEIKENWKNLQPKTAELLTYFNENIGPYPWDQYSVVQGGDGGMEYAMLTLITGERSFGSLVGVTAHEMAHAWFQHLMATNESINEWMDEGFTSYISSEAENVVMGTNAENPHTGSYRGYGYLANSGKEQPQTTHADRYAMNGLYGASAYSKGAVFLAQLGYVIGKENLDKTLNRYYDEWKFKHPTPNDFIRIAEKVSGAELDWYLQDWTQTTNTIDYAIGSVESEGEMTKVNLQRNGMMPMPVEVDVTYADGNKETFYIPLQMMRWEKPAEEGTKRTVKEDWAWGFPTYELEIPASEDKITSIEIDSSKLMADINRDNNTWGETKNTASEN; the protein is encoded by the coding sequence ATGAAGAAAATACTTTTAAACTTTTTAATGATTACAACCGGGTTCTTACAAGCCCAGAATACTGCTTCTTATTGGCAACAGCATGTTGATTACACAATGGAGGTAGATATGAATGTTGAAAATTTTAAATATACCGGAACTCAGGAATTAGTATATACCAATAATTCCCCCGATACCTTGAATAGAGTGTTTTATCATCTATATTTTAATGCCTTCCAACCAGATAGTGAAATGAATGCCAGGTTGGAAAGCGTACCAGATCCAGATGGTAGAATGACTATGAACAAGGGAACTAAGGAAAATCCTGAAATAGTTAGCAGGATCACCGGACTTTCTCCTGAACAAATTGGTTATTTAAGAGTAAACTCTTTAACCCAAAACGGATCTGAACTTCAATACGAAGAGGTGGGAACGGTACTGGAAGTAGAACTTGCTAAGCCTATATTACCGGGAGATAAAACAACTTTCAATATGGAATTTGAAGGTCAGGTGCCGGAGCAAATTAGAAGATCTGGTAGAAATAGTGCAGAAGGTGTAGCATTATCCATGAGCCAGTGGTATCCTAAATTAGCCGAATATGATTTTCAGGGCTGGCATGCAGATTCTTACATCGCCCGTGAATTTCAAGGTGTATGGGGAGATTTTGATGTGAAAATTAGCATTGATAAAGATTATACCATCGGAAGTACAGGATATCTTCAGAATCCACAGGAAATTGGTCATGGATATGAAAAAGAAGGAACTAAAGTAAAAAAGACCAAAGGAGACAAGCATACCTGGCATTTTAAAGCTCCTAAAGTTCATGATTTTACCTGGGCCGCAGATCCGGAATATATTCATGATACTTTGGTTGCCGAAGATGGAACTGTTTTACATTTCCTTTATAAAGACAATGAAGAAATAAAAGAAAACTGGAAAAATCTTCAGCCAAAAACTGCTGAATTACTTACCTATTTCAATGAAAATATCGGGCCTTATCCCTGGGATCAATATTCTGTAGTACAAGGTGGTGATGGTGGTATGGAGTACGCTATGCTTACTTTAATTACCGGTGAACGTTCTTTTGGAAGTCTTGTTGGCGTTACTGCTCACGAGATGGCTCATGCCTGGTTTCAACATCTAATGGCTACTAACGAAAGTATTAATGAATGGATGGATGAAGGTTTTACTTCGTATATCTCTTCTGAAGCTGAAAATGTAGTGATGGGAACCAATGCCGAAAATCCTCATACCGGATCGTACAGAGGTTATGGTTATCTTGCCAATTCTGGTAAAGAACAGCCACAAACCACACATGCAGATCGTTACGCGATGAATGGCCTTTATGGAGCTTCAGCTTACTCAAAAGGGGCGGTTTTTCTTGCGCAGCTTGGGTATGTTATTGGGAAAGAAAATTTAGACAAAACACTTAATCGTTATTATGACGAGTGGAAATTCAAGCATCCAACTCCAAACGATTTTATAAGAATTGCTGAAAAAGTATCTGGTGCAGAACTTGACTGGTATCTTCAGGATTGGACGCAAACCACGAATACTATTGATTATGCTATAGGCTCTGTTGAAAGCGAGGGAGAAATGACGAAAGTAAATTTACAGAGAAATGGTATGATGCCAATGCCTGTAGAAGTTGATGTGACCTATGCAGATGGTAATAAAGAGACTTTTTATATCCCGTTACAAATGATGAGATGGGAAAAACCTGCTGAAGAAGGAACTAAACGAACAGTTAAAGAAGACTGGGCATGGGGATTCCCTACCTACGAGCTTGAAATTCCTGCTTCAGAAGACAAGATCACTTCCATAGAAATTGATTCTTCAAAATTAATGGCAGATATTAACAGAGATAACAATACCTGGGGTGAAACTAAAAATACCGCTTCAGAAAACTAA
- the lepA gene encoding translation elongation factor 4: MKNIRNFCIIAHIDHGKSTLADRLLDFTGAVTEREKQEQLLDSMDLERERGITIKSHAIQMDYVHEGEEFVLNLIDTPGHVDFSYEVSRSIAACEGALLVVDAAQSIQAQTISNLYLALENDLEIIPVLNKVDLPSANPEEVTDDIVDLLGCDPSEVIPASAKTGLGIKEILDAIINRVPAPSGKVDAPLRALIFDSVYNPFRGVETYFRVINGSIKKGEKIKFVATGKTYDADEVGTLRLKQFPRKEIKTGDVGYLITGIKDAREVKVGDTITSAVNPTTEAVAGFEDVKPMVFAGIYPVDTEDYEDLRSSMEKLQLNDASLVFLPESSAALGFGFRCGFLGMLHLEIIQERLEREFDMTVITTVPNVSYHAYTNKNPDDVILVNNPSDLPEPSSLNRVEEPFIKATIITKADYVGNVMGLCIEKRGEITNQTYLTTERVELTFDMPLAEIVFDFYDRLKTVSRGYASFDYTPIGLRESKLVKVDVLLNANIVDALSALLHVDNAYDIGKKMCEKLKELIPRQQFDIPIQAAIGAKIIARETVKALRKDVTAKCYGGDISRKRKLLEKQKKGKKRMRQVGNVEIPQEAFMAVLKLND; this comes from the coding sequence ATGAAGAATATTCGAAACTTTTGCATAATTGCTCATATAGATCACGGGAAGAGTACGCTGGCAGATCGATTACTCGATTTTACCGGTGCTGTGACCGAAAGGGAAAAACAGGAACAACTCCTGGATAGTATGGATCTTGAGCGTGAACGTGGGATTACCATTAAATCCCATGCCATTCAAATGGATTACGTTCATGAAGGCGAAGAATTTGTATTGAATCTCATCGATACTCCCGGACATGTGGATTTTTCTTATGAAGTTTCCCGTTCTATTGCTGCCTGTGAAGGAGCTCTTTTGGTAGTTGATGCAGCACAAAGTATACAGGCTCAGACCATTTCAAACCTTTACCTGGCTTTGGAAAACGACCTGGAAATCATTCCCGTACTTAATAAAGTAGATCTTCCAAGTGCAAATCCTGAAGAAGTTACCGATGATATTGTAGATCTTTTAGGATGTGATCCTTCTGAAGTTATTCCTGCCAGTGCAAAAACCGGACTGGGAATTAAGGAAATTCTGGATGCTATCATTAATCGCGTTCCTGCTCCAAGTGGAAAAGTGGATGCTCCTTTAAGAGCACTGATCTTTGACTCGGTTTACAATCCTTTTAGAGGAGTGGAAACCTATTTTAGGGTCATTAATGGTTCTATTAAAAAGGGGGAGAAAATTAAATTTGTTGCTACCGGAAAAACTTATGATGCAGATGAAGTAGGAACACTTCGGTTAAAACAATTTCCGAGGAAAGAGATCAAAACAGGGGATGTTGGATATTTGATTACCGGAATTAAGGATGCACGCGAGGTGAAAGTAGGTGATACGATTACCAGCGCAGTAAACCCTACTACCGAAGCTGTTGCCGGGTTTGAGGACGTAAAGCCAATGGTTTTCGCCGGAATTTACCCTGTAGATACTGAAGATTATGAAGACTTAAGATCTTCGATGGAAAAACTTCAGCTGAATGATGCTTCGCTGGTGTTTCTTCCTGAAAGTTCTGCCGCACTTGGATTTGGTTTTAGATGTGGATTCCTTGGAATGCTTCACCTGGAAATTATTCAGGAAAGACTGGAACGTGAATTTGATATGACCGTGATCACTACGGTTCCTAACGTATCCTATCACGCGTATACCAACAAAAATCCGGATGATGTGATTTTGGTAAATAATCCATCAGATCTTCCGGAACCTTCAAGTTTAAATAGAGTAGAAGAACCTTTTATCAAAGCAACCATCATTACAAAAGCAGATTATGTTGGGAATGTTATGGGGCTTTGTATTGAGAAAAGGGGAGAGATCACAAACCAAACTTATCTAACGACAGAAAGAGTTGAACTAACTTTTGACATGCCTTTAGCTGAAATTGTTTTCGATTTCTATGACAGATTAAAGACTGTTTCCCGCGGATATGCATCCTTTGATTATACACCAATTGGTCTTCGCGAGTCTAAACTGGTGAAAGTTGATGTTCTTCTAAATGCCAATATTGTTGATGCGCTTTCAGCCTTATTACACGTAGATAATGCTTACGATATTGGTAAGAAAATGTGTGAAAAACTGAAAGAATTGATCCCGAGACAGCAGTTTGATATTCCTATTCAAGCGGCTATTGGAGCGAAAATAATTGCCAGAGAGACTGTAAAAGCGCTTAGAAAAGACGTTACCGCAAAATGTTATGGTGGTGATATCTCTCGTAAGAGAAAGCTTCTGGAAAAGCAGAAAAAAGGTAAAAAACGTATGCGCCAGGTGGGGAATGTAGAAATTCCGCAAGAAGCCTTTATGGCGGTTCTTAAGTTAAATGACTAA
- a CDS encoding four helix bundle protein — MEKFNFEELKVYQKSLMLIDEVYKQTRHFPKEEIYGLTSQFRRAASSIALNISEGAGSTNPEFRRYLQIALNSVKECVVCVEIAKRQSFIKKDDYDKFRNNLAELSKMITSLMKYLNK; from the coding sequence ATGGAAAAGTTCAATTTTGAAGAATTAAAGGTGTATCAAAAGTCTTTAATGTTAATTGATGAGGTATATAAACAAACCAGACATTTTCCAAAAGAGGAAATTTATGGACTAACTTCTCAATTTCGAAGAGCAGCCTCTTCTATTGCTTTGAATATATCAGAGGGAGCAGGTAGTACAAATCCTGAATTTCGGAGATATTTACAAATTGCATTGAATTCTGTAAAAGAATGCGTTGTGTGCGTTGAAATAGCCAAACGGCAATCATTTATTAAGAAAGATGACTATGATAAATTCAGAAATAACTTAGCTGAATTATCGAAAATGATAACTTCTCTTATGAAATACCTAAATAAATAA
- a CDS encoding sugar MFS transporter codes for MAKSVKEEKANGSTTRSIIIIGALFFIFGFVTWLNSLLIPYLEIACELTKFQSFFVTFAFYIAYVVMAPISTRTLNKLGFKKGMSVALVIMAFGALLFIPAAITRTYLLFLTGLFIMGSGLAILQTASNPYVTIVGPAESAAKRISIMGICNKLAGAIAPILIGFFLQLEKADELQSDVANLTTAERINELNEMALRVIPPYIGIIIVLLLLALWVYKSSLPEIDTDEEDDTLSSTNASKKSVFDFPHVVLGVITLFIYVGAEVIAVDTIISYGDSLGIPLTTAKYFVTGTMVSMVVGYIIGIVSIPKYIKQENALRVSAVLGILFSIIAIFTEGYVSLAFIALLGLANSLMWPAIWPLALADVGRFTKAASSLLVMGIAGGAIIPLAYGALAENWNPQEAYWVLIPCYLFILYFAVSGYKIRRA; via the coding sequence ATGGCAAAATCAGTTAAAGAAGAAAAAGCAAACGGCAGTACCACTCGTTCCATAATTATTATTGGGGCATTATTTTTTATTTTCGGATTTGTTACCTGGCTAAATTCTCTCTTGATTCCATATCTGGAGATTGCTTGTGAATTGACCAAATTCCAGTCATTTTTCGTGACTTTTGCCTTTTATATCGCCTATGTAGTCATGGCGCCTATCTCCACCAGAACCTTAAATAAATTAGGATTTAAAAAAGGAATGTCTGTAGCGCTGGTCATAATGGCCTTTGGAGCCTTATTATTTATTCCGGCAGCTATTACCAGAACTTATTTGTTGTTTTTAACTGGTTTATTTATTATGGGTAGCGGACTGGCAATTCTACAAACAGCTTCCAATCCTTATGTAACGATTGTGGGTCCTGCAGAAAGTGCTGCAAAACGAATAAGTATCATGGGGATTTGCAATAAACTTGCTGGCGCCATTGCTCCTATTTTGATAGGATTTTTTTTACAGCTGGAAAAAGCAGATGAGCTGCAATCTGACGTAGCAAATTTGACTACCGCAGAAAGAATTAATGAATTAAATGAAATGGCACTGCGGGTTATTCCACCTTATATTGGAATTATTATAGTCTTATTGCTTTTAGCACTATGGGTTTATAAATCCAGCCTGCCGGAAATAGATACCGATGAAGAGGACGACACACTATCTTCAACAAATGCATCCAAAAAAAGTGTTTTTGATTTTCCACATGTGGTCTTAGGAGTCATTACACTTTTTATCTATGTAGGGGCAGAGGTTATTGCAGTAGATACCATTATTAGCTATGGTGATTCCCTGGGAATTCCTCTTACCACGGCAAAGTATTTTGTCACAGGAACGATGGTTTCTATGGTGGTAGGTTATATTATTGGGATTGTAAGCATTCCTAAATATATCAAACAGGAAAATGCTTTAAGGGTTTCGGCTGTTTTGGGGATACTATTTTCTATAATTGCCATTTTTACCGAAGGCTATGTTTCCCTTGCCTTTATAGCTTTATTGGGGCTGGCAAATTCATTGATGTGGCCAGCAATTTGGCCATTGGCCTTGGCTGATGTTGGTAGGTTTACCAAAGCAGCATCCTCGTTACTGGTGATGGGAATTGCCGGCGGAGCTATAATTCCACTTGCTTATGGTGCTTTAGCTGAAAACTGGAATCCACAGGAAGCCTATTGGGTATTAATTCCCTGCTACTTATTCATATTATATTTTGCAGTTTCGGGGTATAAAATTAGAAGAGCATAA